One Bradyrhizobium sp. CCGB12 genomic window carries:
- a CDS encoding two-component system VirA-like sensor kinase, whose translation MKIAPAMIGVAFLLALLTWLLLNGLNLNSDRYDRQTQALSDFTRFERGVNREVLTSRAGLSKNYDALVAMVDAYDAALVRLREAAGTDREQNAAIDMLAARAARQEDLIEQFKSKNALLRNSFTYFSLFSSRLSSSNDRPLVADVSALSAAMLQLTLDTSDVTAGELQSRLDNLERLQITSEDNELLHAAVAHGQLLHDLLPDVDAILKALVAETSNREQDAVHALIVKRQIAARLAARKNRLLQYLTSLLLLGALVYFGLLLRARAKALRRRAAFEHVIANISMRFIESHRDGLRSHVESALAELAGFIGADRAYFAWSATTTDNVYRWAREGTRLDATWPNRARDLAQRFDDREDAIIYIPRVRPSHPDDLANLLDEAGIRGWLCIKTASEHGHAAILGFDAVEAAALSKWAEFALFRTAFDAIRNAVGRVVLEQEKERLQASLQQARRMETIGTFASGIAHNFNNIVGAILGYVELADTGIKSGTRPATSLAEIRRAGERASELVGQILTFGRRSQGRQERICMRTLVAETQALLAASLPAHVKLVVSQRAEGITVSGEPAQLQQVILNLCNNAAQAMEQPGFIDLQIAEREVTHPLSMGRTELLRGRFAVISVSDPGPGMDEATLERAFEPFFTTRSEGNGLGLATVREIVEQHGGAVAVRSTLGAGTRFDIWLPCGSPDEPISVQHAPSLALRGTGETVLVFEADRKRLLRYEEILAALGYEPVGFSVLAEAEAACRAAGTRFDVALVCHVPGGSSLDLAYLLHDAAPCLPIILASPSVHHFAAPLLATAGVTELVHHPLMSAELAAALSRCLAASAGKRVKRIATAG comes from the coding sequence ATGAAAATCGCCCCCGCGATGATCGGCGTGGCGTTCCTGCTCGCGCTGCTGACCTGGCTTCTGCTGAACGGCCTGAATTTGAATTCGGACCGCTATGATCGCCAAACGCAGGCGCTTTCCGACTTCACCCGATTCGAGCGCGGTGTGAACCGCGAGGTGTTGACGTCACGGGCCGGCCTGTCGAAGAATTACGATGCGCTCGTCGCGATGGTGGATGCCTACGATGCAGCGCTGGTGCGGCTTCGCGAGGCTGCCGGTACGGACAGGGAGCAGAATGCCGCGATCGACATGCTGGCGGCGCGTGCCGCCAGGCAAGAGGATTTGATCGAGCAGTTCAAGAGCAAGAACGCGCTGCTCAGGAATTCCTTCACTTATTTCAGCCTGTTCAGTTCCCGTCTGTCGTCGTCGAACGACAGGCCGCTGGTGGCGGACGTCTCGGCGCTGTCCGCGGCGATGCTGCAACTGACGCTCGACACGTCCGACGTCACCGCGGGCGAGCTGCAGTCCCGGCTCGACAATCTCGAACGCCTGCAGATCACGTCCGAAGACAACGAGCTGCTGCACGCCGCCGTTGCGCACGGCCAGCTGCTGCACGACCTGCTTCCGGATGTCGACGCCATTCTGAAAGCGTTAGTCGCCGAGACCAGCAATCGCGAGCAGGATGCGGTCCATGCGCTGATCGTCAAGCGCCAGATCGCTGCCCGGCTCGCGGCGCGCAAGAACCGCTTGTTGCAGTATCTCACGTCGCTGCTGCTCCTCGGTGCTCTCGTCTATTTCGGTCTGCTGTTGCGCGCCCGCGCCAAGGCTCTGCGCCGTCGCGCCGCCTTCGAGCATGTGATCGCAAACATCTCGATGCGATTCATCGAGTCGCATCGCGATGGCCTCCGTAGTCATGTCGAGAGTGCGCTTGCGGAGCTTGCGGGCTTTATAGGTGCGGACCGGGCTTACTTCGCATGGTCGGCAACAACAACCGACAATGTCTATCGGTGGGCCCGCGAGGGTACTCGCCTCGACGCAACCTGGCCGAACCGGGCACGCGATCTGGCCCAACGGTTCGATGATCGCGAGGATGCGATCATTTACATTCCCAGGGTCCGGCCATCGCATCCCGACGATCTGGCGAACCTCCTCGACGAAGCCGGAATTCGGGGCTGGCTGTGCATTAAGACCGCGTCCGAACATGGACACGCGGCCATTCTCGGCTTCGACGCGGTAGAGGCCGCTGCGCTGAGCAAATGGGCCGAATTTGCGCTCTTCCGCACCGCCTTCGATGCGATCCGCAACGCCGTGGGACGCGTGGTCCTCGAGCAGGAGAAGGAGCGGCTCCAGGCGAGCCTGCAACAGGCTCGGCGGATGGAGACGATCGGCACCTTCGCCAGCGGCATTGCCCACAACTTCAACAATATCGTCGGGGCGATCCTCGGTTACGTCGAGCTCGCCGACACCGGCATCAAATCGGGAACCCGGCCTGCGACGAGCCTCGCCGAGATCCGCCGGGCCGGCGAGCGGGCGAGCGAGCTTGTCGGCCAGATTCTGACCTTCGGCCGGCGTAGCCAGGGACGACAGGAGCGCATCTGCATGAGGACGCTGGTGGCGGAAACCCAGGCGCTGCTTGCCGCATCGTTGCCTGCGCATGTGAAGCTCGTGGTCAGCCAGCGCGCCGAAGGCATCACCGTCTCCGGCGAGCCGGCGCAATTGCAGCAGGTCATTCTCAACCTATGCAACAACGCCGCCCAGGCAATGGAACAGCCCGGCTTCATCGACCTGCAGATCGCCGAACGGGAGGTCACGCATCCCTTGTCGATGGGGCGAACCGAGTTGCTGCGTGGACGGTTCGCCGTCATCTCGGTCTCCGATCCGGGGCCGGGAATGGACGAAGCGACGCTGGAGCGGGCGTTCGAGCCGTTCTTCACGACGCGCTCGGAAGGCAACGGTCTCGGGCTTGCGACGGTCCGGGAGATCGTCGAGCAGCACGGCGGCGCCGTGGCCGTGCGGAGCACGCTTGGCGCCGGGACGCGCTTCGACATCTGGCTGCCGTGCGGATCGCCGGACGAGCCGATATCGGTGCAGCACGCGCCGTCGCTCGCGTTGCGCGGCACTGGGGAAACCGTTCTGGTGTTCGAAGCGGACCGCAAGCGACTGCTGCGCTACGAGGAAATTCTCGCCGCGCTAGGTTACGAGCCGGTCGGATTCTCGGTGCTGGCCGAGGCCGAAGCGGCCTGCCGCGCCGCGGGGACCCGTTTCGACGTGGCGCTGGTGTGCCACGTGCCGGGAGGCTCCTCGCTCGATCTTGCCTACCTGCTGCATGATGCGGCGCCGTGTCTGCCGATCATTCTCGCAAGCCCCTCGGTGCATCACTTCGCTGCGCCTTTGCTTGCGACCGCAGGCGTCACCGAACTCGTCCATCATCCGCTGATGTCGGCCGAGCTCGCCGCGGCGCTGTCGCGATGCCTCGCAGCGTCGGCAGGCAAACGAGTGAAGCGCATAGCCACCGCCGGCTAG
- a CDS encoding cytochrome-c peroxidase codes for MPPALRGMDEPITPMPPAPALDPRKVTLGERLFGDLRLSRDNSRSCLSCHDISANGASTRRHDVDLNGAELPLNTLTVFNATHNFRFSWEGKYRNVDADVTSSLVNPRIMGSDLDTIAHKLNHDPAMRAGFFAAYGRGPDGDNIVDAIVNFEKTLVTPGSRFDRWLEGDGAALSSEELEGYHQFKSLGCVSCHQGVNVGGNLFQRHGIFHPLAAPDPAILRVPSLRNVATTPPYFHDGSAPTLDDAVRRMGQAQLNATLTDHQVKAIVAFLQSLTGQYRGSLVGGEP; via the coding sequence ATGCCGCCCGCCCTGCGCGGCATGGACGAGCCGATCACGCCGATGCCGCCGGCTCCCGCGCTCGATCCGCGAAAGGTCACGCTCGGTGAGCGCCTGTTTGGCGATCTGCGTCTCTCGCGCGACAATTCGAGAAGCTGCTTGTCGTGCCACGACATCAGCGCGAATGGCGCCAGTACGAGGCGGCACGACGTCGATCTGAACGGCGCAGAGCTGCCGCTCAACACGTTGACCGTCTTCAACGCGACCCACAACTTTCGTTTCAGCTGGGAAGGAAAATATCGCAACGTCGACGCAGACGTCACGTCTTCGCTCGTTAACCCGCGGATCATGGGCAGCGATCTGGACACGATCGCGCATAAGCTCAACCACGATCCCGCGATGCGCGCCGGCTTCTTTGCCGCCTATGGCCGCGGTCCGGATGGCGACAACATCGTCGACGCCATTGTGAATTTTGAAAAGACGCTGGTGACGCCCGGCAGCAGATTCGACCGCTGGCTCGAGGGCGATGGCGCCGCGTTGAGCTCCGAGGAATTGGAAGGATATCACCAGTTCAAATCCCTGGGCTGCGTCTCGTGCCATCAGGGCGTTAATGTCGGCGGAAATCTGTTTCAGCGTCACGGCATATTTCATCCTCTGGCCGCGCCAGACCCGGCCATTCTGCGTGTGCCGAGCCTGCGCAACGTCGCGACGACGCCGCCTTACTTTCACGATGGCAGCGCACCGACACTCGATGACGCTGTTCGCCGGATGGGGCAGGCCCAATTGAACGCGACCCTGACAGATCATCAAGTGAAGGCGATCGTTGCCTTCCTCCAGAGCCTGACCGGACAATATCGCGGCTCACTGGTCGGAGGTGAACCATGA
- a CDS encoding DUF1127 domain-containing protein, which translates to MSLLQNIVQENLPMLEQQLSSSVSRIVQPSHRRSGDIARGLTLPGDRGDMRVRAMRDMSKYTAPSAVALSEERESPAIAWWWVALAFFMEGFAVYGASLHPIAVFPVDEASVSTNAHLARNQHPAMALEQSVSQPLNGSNIIAPELAAWSEQRPRDRGNWLAGLGEQIAALWTHWRREQEIRRAVRALAEYDDRTLRDLGIQGRADIERMVRYCHDC; encoded by the coding sequence ATGTCACTCCTGCAAAACATCGTGCAGGAGAATCTTCCCATGCTGGAACAGCAACTGTCTTCAAGCGTGAGCCGGATCGTTCAGCCGTCCCACCGCCGGAGCGGCGACATCGCGCGCGGCCTGACTCTGCCGGGGGATCGAGGCGACATGCGCGTTCGCGCCATGCGGGACATGTCGAAATACACGGCGCCGTCGGCTGTGGCGCTTTCGGAGGAGAGGGAGAGTCCGGCCATCGCTTGGTGGTGGGTGGCGCTGGCGTTTTTCATGGAAGGCTTTGCCGTTTACGGCGCGTCGCTGCATCCGATCGCGGTTTTCCCGGTCGATGAGGCGTCGGTTTCCACAAATGCGCACCTCGCTCGCAATCAGCATCCCGCTATGGCGCTCGAGCAGAGCGTCTCTCAACCTTTGAATGGTTCTAACATCATCGCGCCTGAGCTCGCAGCGTGGTCGGAGCAACGTCCGCGCGATCGCGGAAACTGGTTGGCCGGTCTCGGTGAGCAGATCGCGGCGTTGTGGACGCATTGGCGCAGGGAACAGGAGATCAGACGGGCCGTCAGGGCGCTTGCGGAATACGACGACCGGACCTTGCGGGATCTCGGCATCCAGGGCCGGGCGGACATCGAGCGGATGGTGAGGTACTGCCATGATTGCTGA
- a CDS encoding response regulator, giving the protein MLADVGHIIVVDDDTTLRQMVIKYLEEHNVPSRAASTRAELHRHLEGAQPSLIILDLRLGQDDGLDMLREIRAQSDVPVIITTGHRPDEIDRIVGLELGADDYIIKPFSLRELLARVRAVLRRQEMGRAARARDPERGGYRFNGWKLERRGRRLLDANNEQVPLSKGEYALLLAFLEAPQRPLTREHLLQATRVHEDIFDRSIDVQVLRLRRKLETDPSAPRIIQTERGVGYVFTLPVEPF; this is encoded by the coding sequence ATGTTGGCAGACGTCGGCCATATCATCGTCGTCGATGACGACACCACCCTACGGCAAATGGTGATCAAATATCTGGAAGAGCACAACGTACCGAGCAGGGCCGCATCCACCCGGGCGGAACTGCATCGACATCTGGAAGGAGCGCAGCCCAGCTTGATCATTCTCGATCTCCGGCTGGGACAGGACGACGGTCTCGATATGCTCAGGGAAATCCGTGCGCAGTCCGATGTGCCTGTCATCATCACGACGGGGCACCGGCCCGATGAAATCGATCGCATCGTCGGTCTCGAGCTCGGCGCCGACGACTACATCATCAAGCCATTCAGCCTGAGGGAGCTGCTGGCGCGGGTCCGCGCCGTGTTGCGCCGTCAGGAGATGGGCCGGGCCGCGCGCGCTCGCGATCCGGAGCGCGGCGGCTACCGCTTCAACGGCTGGAAGCTCGAACGCCGTGGCCGAAGGCTGCTGGATGCAAACAACGAGCAGGTTCCCTTGAGCAAGGGCGAATACGCGCTGCTGCTGGCCTTTCTCGAAGCGCCGCAGCGGCCGCTGACCCGCGAGCATCTGCTGCAGGCGACCCGCGTCCATGAAGACATCTTCGACCGGAGCATCGATGTTCAGGTGTTGCGGCTGCGACGCAAGCTGGAGACCGATCCGAGTGCACCGCGGATCATCCAGACCGAGCGCGGCGTTGGTTACGTCTTCACACTCCCCGTAGAACCGTTCTAG
- a CDS encoding glycosyltransferase, protein MKVLFASTPATGHLNPMLAIANILIADGHEIAFLTGSVFRARVEASGAKFFALPSGADFDLRDMLSVVPELKTIAPGPEWLRVACERIFVDAIPAQNQGLHEALEHFQADVIVGDDMIFGILPMLLGPREERPPVVLCGTSILHWARDDGAPNFVGLPPATTEEQRRQYAVVADEYDVNVDQPVLRSLNKVLKSYGVRPVTIPLFHSVIELADAYMQLSVPSFEFPRRFPSTVHFVGTPPIIRDQVPLPPWADELDGSQKVVLVTQGTVANHNFGLLLAPTLEALASEPDVLVVATAGGRPVDAIPGPIPSNARLASYLPFEWLLPRVDALVTNGGYGSVNQAMSFGIPLVTAGLTEDKADVNARVAWSGVGINLATNEPTPEALREAVRTVLDRPAYRMRASRMADEFASIGTRSAVLRIIKRLVADGYETRRTGTMETGGMQAHRQVS, encoded by the coding sequence ATGAAAGTTCTCTTTGCTTCCACGCCTGCGACAGGCCATCTCAATCCGATGCTGGCGATCGCCAACATCCTCATTGCCGACGGCCACGAGATCGCGTTCCTGACAGGCTCGGTGTTTCGCGCCCGCGTCGAGGCCAGCGGGGCGAAGTTCTTTGCCCTTCCCAGCGGCGCCGATTTCGACTTGCGCGACATGCTCTCGGTGGTGCCAGAGCTCAAGACCATCGCACCGGGACCCGAATGGCTGCGCGTCGCCTGCGAGCGCATCTTCGTCGACGCCATCCCGGCGCAGAACCAGGGCCTCCACGAGGCGCTGGAGCATTTTCAGGCCGACGTCATCGTCGGCGATGATATGATCTTCGGCATCCTGCCGATGCTGCTCGGCCCGCGCGAGGAACGGCCGCCCGTCGTTCTGTGCGGGACGTCGATCCTGCACTGGGCGCGCGATGACGGTGCGCCGAACTTCGTCGGCCTGCCGCCGGCGACAACGGAGGAACAGCGCCGGCAATACGCCGTCGTTGCGGACGAGTACGACGTCAATGTCGATCAGCCCGTGCTGCGCAGCCTGAACAAGGTGCTGAAATCCTACGGCGTCCGGCCCGTGACGATACCGCTGTTCCATTCCGTCATCGAGCTTGCCGATGCCTACATGCAGCTGTCGGTGCCGAGCTTCGAATTTCCGCGGCGGTTTCCTTCCACGGTCCATTTCGTCGGCACGCCGCCCATTATTCGGGACCAGGTCCCCTTGCCGCCTTGGGCTGACGAACTCGACGGCTCGCAAAAGGTGGTGCTGGTGACCCAGGGCACGGTGGCCAATCACAATTTTGGTCTCCTTCTCGCCCCGACGCTCGAGGCGCTCGCGAGCGAGCCTGACGTGCTCGTTGTCGCGACGGCCGGTGGCCGCCCGGTTGACGCCATCCCCGGCCCCATCCCGTCCAATGCACGGCTGGCGAGCTATCTGCCGTTTGAATGGCTGCTGCCGCGCGTCGACGCGCTCGTCACCAATGGCGGCTATGGCAGCGTCAACCAGGCCATGAGCTTCGGCATTCCGCTGGTCACGGCGGGCCTGACGGAGGACAAGGCCGACGTCAATGCGCGCGTGGCGTGGTCCGGCGTCGGCATCAATCTCGCCACCAATGAGCCGACACCCGAGGCGTTGCGCGAGGCGGTACGCACCGTGCTCGATCGACCGGCCTATCGCATGCGTGCCTCGCGAATGGCTGACGAGTTCGCCAGCATCGGGACCCGTTCGGCAGTGCTGCGGATCATCAAGCGCCTCGTCGCCGATGGTTACGAGACGCGACGAACCGGCACCATGGAGACAGGCGGGATGCAGGCACATCGCCAGGTCAGCTGA
- the mdlC gene encoding benzoylformate decarboxylase: MNSKVLTVREATLGVLRSFGVDRVFGNPGSTELAFLGDWPDDIDYVLGLQEGCVVGMADGYAQATGRPAFVNLHSAAGLGHALGNLFTAFRNKTPMVVTAGQQARSLLRMRPYLFAEDAAQFPKPYVKWSVEPARPEDVPAAIAQAFLTAMQHPRGPTFVSVPSDDWARPAVAPPIRHIATEFAPDPAAIVRLGAAIAAAKRPVFVVGPDIDRSGCVEAMVALAEQARAAVWASPMSSRSSFPELHPQFAGFLPAAPAGLARTLRGADLIVVVGAPVFTFHVEGQCELLEDGTPVWQITDDPTEAASAAVGDTIITTLPKALAALRSALPDIAKREVPAARARPADPAAQDPIPPAYALSRLSALMPHDAIVVEEAPSHRPAIQQFLSRSGADSFYTMASGGLGYGLPASVGVALARPGRRIVALIGDGSAMYCIQAIWTAAHRGLPITFVIMNNSGYGAMRAFSRLMQAHRPPGIDLPGLDFVALAKGMGCVGRRVTDAGDVDRILAEALASHGPALVEIAVDDAATDLFSHPR; encoded by the coding sequence ATGAACTCCAAAGTCCTGACGGTTCGGGAAGCGACCCTCGGCGTGCTTCGCTCCTTTGGCGTCGATCGCGTGTTCGGCAATCCCGGCTCGACCGAGCTTGCCTTTCTCGGCGACTGGCCCGATGACATCGACTACGTCCTCGGCCTGCAGGAAGGCTGCGTGGTCGGCATGGCCGATGGCTATGCGCAGGCCACGGGGCGACCGGCCTTCGTCAACCTTCACTCGGCAGCCGGGCTCGGCCACGCGCTCGGCAATCTCTTCACCGCGTTCCGCAACAAGACGCCGATGGTCGTGACGGCGGGGCAGCAGGCACGCAGCCTGCTCAGGATGCGGCCTTATCTCTTTGCCGAAGACGCCGCGCAGTTTCCAAAGCCCTATGTGAAATGGAGCGTGGAACCCGCGCGGCCCGAGGATGTCCCGGCGGCGATTGCGCAGGCTTTCCTCACCGCCATGCAGCATCCACGCGGTCCGACCTTCGTGTCCGTGCCGTCGGACGATTGGGCGCGGCCTGCGGTCGCGCCGCCCATCCGCCACATCGCGACGGAATTTGCGCCCGATCCGGCCGCGATCGTCCGGCTCGGCGCAGCCATCGCGGCGGCCAAAAGACCTGTCTTCGTCGTCGGTCCCGACATCGATCGCAGCGGCTGTGTCGAGGCGATGGTCGCGCTGGCCGAACAGGCGAGGGCGGCCGTCTGGGCAAGCCCGATGTCGAGCCGGTCGAGCTTTCCGGAATTGCATCCGCAATTCGCAGGCTTCCTTCCGGCAGCGCCGGCAGGGCTCGCCCGCACCTTGCGCGGCGCCGATCTGATCGTCGTGGTCGGCGCGCCCGTGTTCACCTTTCACGTCGAAGGACAATGCGAATTGCTCGAGGACGGAACGCCAGTCTGGCAGATCACTGACGATCCGACCGAAGCGGCGTCGGCGGCCGTCGGCGACACCATCATCACCACGCTCCCCAAGGCGCTCGCTGCGCTTCGGTCGGCGCTGCCCGACATCGCGAAGCGCGAGGTGCCCGCCGCGCGGGCGCGGCCTGCCGATCCGGCCGCGCAAGATCCGATTCCTCCGGCCTATGCGCTGAGCCGGTTGTCGGCGCTGATGCCGCACGATGCGATTGTGGTGGAGGAGGCGCCGTCGCATCGTCCGGCCATTCAACAATTCCTGTCCCGGTCGGGCGCCGACAGTTTCTACACGATGGCGAGCGGAGGGCTCGGTTACGGCCTGCCGGCCTCCGTCGGCGTGGCGCTGGCGCGGCCCGGCCGCCGCATCGTCGCCCTGATCGGCGACGGGTCGGCGATGTACTGCATTCAGGCGATCTGGACCGCCGCGCATCGCGGACTGCCGATCACCTTCGTGATCATGAACAACTCAGGCTATGGCGCGATGCGCGCTTTCAGCCGGCTCATGCAGGCGCATCGCCCGCCCGGCATAGACTTGCCCGGGCTCGATTTCGTGGCGCTCGCCAAGGGAATGGGTTGCGTGGGACGGCGCGTCACCGATGCCGGCGATGTCGATCGCATCTTGGCGGAAGCGTTGGCCTCACACGGTCCCGCGCTGGTCGAGATCGCAGTCGACGACGCCGCGACGGACCTGTTCAGCCACCCGCGCTAG
- a CDS encoding aldehyde dehydrogenase, whose product MDINLLIAGQDRAASSGKMFERRNPLSQEVASRAAAATVSDADAAVAAASASFPAWSALGPNARRALLLKAADALDAMRDAFIKIMMAEIGTTEVWSAFNVKLATGMLREAASLTTQIAGEVIPSDKPGCIAMSVRQPAGVCLGIAPWNAPIILGVRAVATPLACGNTVVLKASEICPGTHRLIGEVFSDAGFPPGVVNVVTNAPADAPALVERLIANPAVRRINFTGSTRVGRVIAELAGRHLKPVLLELGGKAPLVVLDDADLDAAVAAVAFGAFINQGQVCMSTERVIVDEAVAASFVEKLAKKASALPAGDPRSGPVVVGSMIDEAPAKHVVALIDDAIGKGAAKVAGGERAGTVVPATVLDRVVPGMRIYTEESFGPVVSVIRANGVDDAVRLANDTEYGLSAAVFGRDVARALTVAQRIESGICHVNGPTVHDEAQMPFGGVKGSGYGRFGGQAGIAEFTDLRWITIETQPQHYPF is encoded by the coding sequence ATGGACATCAATCTTCTCATCGCCGGCCAGGATCGGGCCGCTTCCAGCGGCAAGATGTTCGAGCGGCGCAATCCGCTGTCGCAGGAGGTCGCAAGCCGCGCGGCCGCCGCGACGGTGTCCGATGCTGACGCTGCGGTGGCAGCAGCCTCCGCCTCGTTTCCCGCATGGTCGGCGCTCGGTCCGAACGCGCGGCGCGCGCTGCTGCTGAAGGCCGCCGATGCGCTCGATGCCATGCGAGACGCCTTCATCAAGATCATGATGGCCGAGATCGGCACCACCGAAGTCTGGTCGGCCTTCAACGTCAAGCTCGCGACCGGCATGCTGCGCGAGGCGGCATCGCTGACGACGCAAATTGCGGGCGAGGTGATCCCGTCGGACAAGCCAGGATGCATTGCCATGTCCGTTCGCCAGCCCGCGGGCGTTTGCCTTGGCATCGCGCCGTGGAATGCCCCGATCATTCTCGGCGTCCGCGCCGTTGCGACGCCGCTCGCCTGCGGCAACACGGTGGTGCTCAAGGCGTCCGAGATCTGTCCCGGAACGCACCGGCTGATCGGCGAGGTGTTCAGTGACGCAGGCTTCCCGCCCGGCGTCGTGAACGTCGTGACCAACGCGCCGGCTGACGCGCCCGCTTTGGTCGAACGTCTCATCGCCAATCCTGCCGTGCGGCGGATCAACTTCACCGGCTCGACTCGCGTCGGCCGCGTCATCGCCGAGCTCGCCGGACGTCATCTCAAGCCGGTGCTGCTCGAGCTCGGCGGGAAGGCGCCGCTGGTCGTGCTCGACGATGCCGATCTCGATGCCGCCGTGGCGGCCGTGGCGTTCGGTGCCTTCATCAACCAGGGCCAGGTCTGCATGTCGACCGAGCGGGTGATCGTCGACGAGGCGGTGGCCGCGTCCTTCGTCGAGAAGCTCGCGAAGAAGGCGAGCGCGCTTCCGGCCGGGGACCCGCGCTCCGGTCCGGTGGTGGTGGGATCGATGATCGACGAAGCGCCCGCCAAGCACGTCGTTGCGCTGATCGACGACGCGATCGGCAAGGGCGCCGCCAAGGTCGCGGGCGGCGAACGTGCTGGCACTGTCGTTCCGGCGACGGTGCTCGATCGTGTCGTGCCCGGCATGCGCATCTACACCGAGGAAAGCTTTGGCCCGGTCGTCTCGGTGATCCGCGCGAACGGTGTGGATGACGCCGTGCGGCTCGCCAACGACACCGAATACGGCCTTTCGGCGGCCGTGTTCGGCCGCGATGTCGCCCGTGCGCTGACGGTGGCGCAGCGCATCGAAAGCGGCATCTGCCACGTCAACGGCCCGACCGTGCATGACGAGGCGCAGATGCCCTTCGGCGGCGTAAAGGGATCGGGCTACGGCCGGTTCGGCGGGCAAGCCGGGATCGCCGAGTTCACGGACTTGCGCTGGATCACCATCGAGACGCAGCCGCAGCATTATCCGTTCTGA
- a CDS encoding MFS transporter, protein MTTRAFEDYDDRAANAVGAEQTASSRRRILIAGTIGTAIEWYDFFIYGLVAPLVFDQLFFPKFDQLTATVAVFATFAVGFLARPLGGLVFGHFGDRLGRKSVLLCTLLLMGLATMSIGLLPTYASVGVLATIALVVLRFLQGFALGGESTAAILMAIETAPGHKRGFSAAVIQAAGPVGVVLASFAALAISRLPEADLLSWGWRVPFLISAVLVALGVYMRWRIEESATFREAKETDAVPAVEAVRGHWRPILIVFFAEMAQTSYFYLTAIFTISFATRQLGVQKDVITQAVLFANLVGLVAMPLIGAWSDRIGRKRLFLAGVVLAAISMFAFYGVVASRDTLLVTGAVIFAAGVIHPLMFGTEGSYFPELFPMRIRFTGVSIGKQLGTVFGGGIAPLVATSLFAQTGSTYAITGYYVALALAAMIALGFAHETSKSRLLG, encoded by the coding sequence GTGACGACGAGAGCATTCGAGGACTACGACGACCGTGCCGCCAACGCCGTCGGCGCCGAGCAGACCGCAAGCAGCCGCCGGCGCATCCTGATCGCCGGCACCATCGGCACCGCGATCGAATGGTACGACTTCTTCATCTACGGCCTGGTCGCGCCGCTGGTATTCGATCAGCTGTTCTTTCCGAAGTTCGACCAGCTCACGGCAACCGTCGCGGTGTTCGCGACATTCGCCGTCGGATTCCTGGCGCGGCCCCTGGGCGGGCTCGTGTTCGGCCATTTCGGCGATCGTCTCGGCCGCAAGTCGGTCCTCTTGTGCACGCTGCTCCTGATGGGGCTTGCGACCATGTCGATCGGGCTGTTGCCGACCTACGCCAGTGTGGGCGTGCTCGCGACCATCGCGCTCGTCGTGCTGCGCTTCCTCCAGGGCTTTGCGCTCGGCGGCGAGTCCACCGCGGCGATCCTCATGGCAATCGAGACGGCGCCGGGCCACAAGCGCGGCTTCTCGGCCGCGGTGATCCAGGCCGCAGGACCCGTCGGCGTCGTGCTTGCCTCGTTTGCGGCGCTCGCGATCTCGCGGCTGCCGGAGGCGGACCTGCTGTCATGGGGTTGGCGCGTTCCGTTCCTGATCAGCGCCGTGCTGGTCGCGCTCGGCGTCTATATGCGGTGGCGCATCGAGGAAAGCGCGACGTTCCGCGAGGCGAAGGAGACTGATGCCGTGCCGGCGGTCGAGGCGGTCAGGGGGCACTGGCGGCCGATCCTCATCGTGTTCTTCGCCGAGATGGCGCAGACGTCCTATTTCTACCTGACCGCGATCTTCACCATCTCCTTCGCGACGCGTCAGCTCGGTGTTCAGAAGGACGTGATCACGCAGGCCGTGCTGTTCGCCAATCTCGTCGGGCTCGTGGCCATGCCGCTGATCGGCGCCTGGTCCGACCGGATCGGACGCAAGCGACTGTTCCTGGCCGGCGTCGTGCTCGCGGCGATCTCGATGTTTGCGTTCTACGGTGTGGTTGCGAGCCGCGACACGCTGCTCGTGACCGGCGCGGTGATCTTCGCCGCCGGCGTCATCCATCCGCTGATGTTCGGCACCGAGGGCAGCTATTTCCCGGAGCTGTTCCCGATGCGGATCCGTTTCACCGGCGTGTCGATCGGAAAGCAGCTCGGGACGGTGTTCGGCGGCGGCATCGCGCCGTTGGTCGCCACCAGCCTGTTTGCGCAGACGGGCTCCACCTACGCCATCACCGGCTATTACGTCGCGCTCGCACTCGCGGCGATGATCGCACTCGGCTTTGCACACGAAACCAGCAAATCGCGGCTGCTCGGCTAG